Proteins encoded within one genomic window of Companilactobacillus zhachilii:
- the parE gene encoding DNA topoisomerase IV subunit B, translating to MPKSSYDDSSIQILEGLEAVRKRPGMYIGSTDSRGLHHLVYEIVDNAVDEALSGFGKEINVTINKDSSITVVDHGRGMPTGMHASGKPTIEVILTVLHAGGKFSESNYKTSGGLHGVGSSVVNALSEWMTVRVVRDGKVYEERFENGGHPVGTLKKTGTTKEGSGTTISFKPDATIFQTTKFNYDTLAERLRESAFLLKGVKFTITDKRGEEEKQDIFHYEDGIQSFVKYLNEDKDTLGGIFYVEGENSGIEIEFSGQYNDGYSENVISFVNNVRTADGGTHEAGMKSGLTKAFNDYARKVGLLKENSKNLEGSDVREGLSAIISVRIPEEILQFEGQTKGKLGTPQARSAVDQLVYEKMSFYLLENGEQAQMLVKKALKAREARDAARKARESTRSGKKNKKTDGLLSGKLTPAQSKNSKKNELFLVEGDSAGGSAKQGRDRKFQAILPLRGKVLNTQKAKLEDIYKNEEINTMIYTIGAGVGADFKLEDRNYDKVIIMTDADDDGSHIQILLLTFFYRYMRPLVESGHVYIALSPLYKLQKGKGAKTKIEYAWTPDELKESIKKMGKGYDLQRFKGLGEMNADQLWKTTMDPENRILIRVNIDDAALAERRVTTLMGDKVKPRRDWIESNVRFNGTEEGDNILEKVDDETDPIDSKIVDDLLNKE from the coding sequence ATGCCAAAATCATCTTATGATGATTCGTCAATTCAAATCCTTGAAGGATTAGAAGCTGTACGAAAAAGACCTGGTATGTACATTGGTTCCACAGATTCCCGTGGATTACATCACCTCGTCTATGAAATCGTTGATAACGCCGTCGATGAAGCTTTATCAGGATTTGGTAAAGAAATCAATGTCACAATCAACAAAGATAGCAGTATTACTGTAGTTGACCATGGTCGTGGGATGCCAACAGGGATGCATGCTTCTGGTAAGCCAACAATTGAAGTTATTCTGACAGTGCTTCATGCTGGTGGTAAGTTCTCAGAAAGTAATTACAAAACGTCTGGTGGTCTTCACGGTGTCGGTTCATCAGTTGTGAATGCTCTGTCAGAATGGATGACAGTTCGTGTTGTTCGTGATGGCAAAGTTTATGAAGAACGTTTTGAGAATGGTGGTCATCCCGTTGGAACTTTGAAGAAAACGGGAACGACTAAAGAGGGTAGTGGAACAACAATTAGTTTCAAACCTGATGCAACTATTTTCCAAACAACCAAATTCAATTACGATACCTTAGCTGAACGATTACGTGAATCAGCCTTTCTGTTGAAGGGTGTTAAATTTACGATCACTGATAAACGTGGCGAAGAAGAAAAACAAGACATTTTTCATTATGAAGATGGAATCCAATCATTCGTTAAATATTTAAACGAAGATAAAGATACATTGGGTGGCATTTTTTATGTTGAAGGTGAAAATTCAGGCATTGAGATTGAATTTTCTGGTCAATATAACGATGGTTACTCTGAGAATGTGATCTCCTTCGTTAATAATGTTCGGACTGCTGATGGCGGGACACATGAAGCCGGAATGAAGTCTGGTTTGACTAAAGCGTTCAATGATTATGCCCGTAAGGTTGGTTTGCTAAAAGAAAATAGCAAAAACTTAGAGGGTAGTGATGTTCGTGAAGGTCTGTCAGCAATTATTTCGGTTCGGATTCCTGAAGAGATTCTTCAATTCGAAGGTCAAACAAAGGGTAAACTAGGTACACCGCAAGCTCGTTCAGCTGTCGATCAATTAGTTTATGAGAAAATGAGTTTTTACTTGCTAGAAAATGGTGAACAAGCTCAAATGCTAGTTAAAAAGGCATTGAAGGCTCGTGAAGCTCGTGATGCTGCTAGAAAGGCTCGTGAGAGTACTCGTAGTGGTAAAAAGAACAAAAAGACCGATGGACTTTTGTCTGGTAAGTTGACCCCAGCACAATCAAAGAATTCTAAGAAGAATGAATTATTCTTAGTCGAGGGTGATTCTGCCGGTGGTTCTGCTAAACAAGGACGTGACCGTAAGTTCCAAGCTATCTTACCTTTGCGTGGTAAAGTCTTAAATACACAAAAAGCTAAGTTAGAAGATATTTACAAAAATGAAGAAATCAACACTATGATTTATACGATCGGTGCTGGTGTTGGGGCTGACTTCAAACTTGAAGATCGTAATTATGACAAGGTTATTATTATGACCGATGCTGATGATGACGGTTCTCATATTCAGATTCTCTTGTTAACATTCTTCTATCGTTACATGCGTCCACTTGTTGAATCAGGCCATGTCTATATTGCCTTATCACCACTTTATAAACTCCAAAAGGGTAAAGGTGCTAAGACAAAGATTGAATATGCTTGGACACCGGATGAATTAAAAGAAAGTATTAAAAAGATGGGTAAAGGCTATGACTTGCAACGATTCAAGGGTCTTGGTGAAATGAATGCCGACCAATTATGGAAGACAACTATGGATCCTGAAAATCGTATTTTGATCAGAGTAAATATCGACGACGCAGCATTGGCTGAACGCCGAGTAACTACTCTGATGGGCGATAAAGTAAAACCTCGTCGTGACTGGATCGAAAGTAATGTTCGCTTCAACGGTACTGAAGAAGGCGACAATATTTTGGAAAAGGTTGATGACGAAACTGATCCCATCGATAGTAAAATCGTTGACGATTTATTGAATAAGGAATAG
- the plsY gene encoding glycerol-3-phosphate 1-O-acyltransferase PlsY — protein MKLLICVILAYLVGSFPTAYIVGKVFFNKNIFEYGSGNVGTTNAYRVLGKVAGTVVLVIDILKGTLGALMPVFFGLDHHLVLFVGICAVIGHCYSIFLKFRGGKAVATSAGILLAYNPLLFVICFIVLASIVYVTSMVSVASLTTILFFTIATLFLHDWILTTVAAIVTVIIYYRHIPNIKRLLKGQENLVPIGLRYKKQQREKADK, from the coding sequence ATGAAACTTCTCATTTGTGTAATTTTAGCCTACTTAGTTGGCTCATTCCCTACCGCCTATATCGTTGGTAAAGTCTTCTTCAACAAGAACATTTTCGAATACGGTAGTGGAAATGTTGGAACTACTAATGCTTACCGCGTTTTAGGGAAAGTGGCCGGAACAGTTGTCCTAGTGATTGATATTCTGAAAGGTACTTTGGGAGCTTTGATGCCTGTCTTCTTTGGATTAGATCACCATTTAGTCCTTTTCGTCGGAATTTGTGCCGTCATTGGCCACTGCTACTCAATTTTCTTGAAATTTCGAGGTGGAAAAGCTGTTGCTACCAGTGCTGGTATTCTACTAGCTTATAATCCATTATTATTCGTAATTTGTTTCATCGTGTTAGCTTCCATCGTTTATGTCACAAGTATGGTCAGTGTTGCTAGTTTAACAACTATTTTGTTCTTCACCATTGCAACATTATTCTTACACGACTGGATTTTAACGACCGTCGCTGCCATTGTTACTGTCATTATTTATTATCGTCATATTCCAAATATCAAGCGACTGTTAAAAGGTCAAGAAAACCTTGTTCCGATTGGATTGCGGTATAAAAAGCAACAACGTGAAAAAGCTGATAAGTAA
- a CDS encoding DUF3862 domain-containing protein encodes MDHNNNLPTRAAYRRSLKHQKKHFYKRWWFWTLIVIIVLAGGGVAGMKMTATGPFAKTSHVSKPKKTTKKKKVVNKDGVTFAQYSGIYLNETSGTPIATVQRLLGKPSTTSTSNANNTKTEINTWNNVDNGELGSNLKVTFANGHAISKAISGMKVARSEKLGLDAYSSVQNGMEESTILNNVGKPNGYSESFNSDKTSKSFTYSSGVSGSTGANFVVNFTNGTVSGKSQTGMK; translated from the coding sequence ATGGACCACAACAATAATTTGCCTACAAGAGCAGCATACCGCCGCTCTTTGAAACATCAGAAAAAGCATTTTTATAAGCGATGGTGGTTTTGGACACTGATCGTTATCATTGTCTTAGCTGGCGGTGGCGTTGCTGGCATGAAGATGACTGCGACAGGTCCCTTTGCTAAAACTAGTCATGTTTCTAAGCCAAAAAAGACTACCAAAAAGAAAAAGGTCGTCAACAAAGATGGGGTTACTTTTGCCCAATATAGTGGCATTTATCTCAATGAAACTAGCGGTACACCAATTGCTACAGTACAACGTCTGCTAGGTAAACCTTCAACCACTTCCACCTCAAACGCTAATAATACTAAAACAGAAATCAATACATGGAATAATGTTGATAATGGTGAACTTGGTTCTAATTTGAAAGTTACTTTCGCAAATGGACATGCAATCAGTAAAGCTATTAGTGGCATGAAAGTTGCTCGATCAGAAAAATTGGGCTTGGATGCATATAGTTCCGTCCAAAATGGTATGGAAGAAAGCACTATTTTAAATAACGTTGGTAAGCCTAACGGATATAGTGAATCATTTAACTCTGACAAGACATCTAAGAGCTTTACGTACTCTTCTGGTGTCTCTGGCAGTACTGGAGCTAATTTCGTGGTTAACTTCACAAATGGTACTGTCAGTGGCAAAAGTCAGACAGGGATGAAATAA
- a CDS encoding ABC transporter C-terminal domain-containing protein — protein MEQPSEPESQIIGILNNMQIIFDRERTFPNLLSKSENVPLPVDFSLNINGFLAIIEYNGAQHYKARNSSHAAREALRRLSANGTARLNYCNKNNIPLLIIHYKDKGRLIKIISAFIDDVKETIHETTKSYTAHTKGYFKNIPYATFEDTPTGPIKPIQMHENDALGYINLSNDAIVWTKRELDTLLARIDSYESKINEYKTVTADLVLSINELQRELAAKNQELDEQSKEIATNVMTKSEPKIKLQFVKDVQPSKKQKFTGKFRQTNSPRGRLTPEAKEFIKSLASQFDTVIAIQEHLKENYQEKVSLPTLKRCLL, from the coding sequence ATGGAACAACCATCAGAACCAGAATCACAGATTATTGGAATTTTGAATAATATGCAAATAATCTTTGATCGAGAGCGAACATTTCCCAACTTGCTGAGTAAATCGGAGAATGTCCCATTACCAGTTGATTTCTCACTAAATATCAATGGATTTTTAGCAATTATCGAATATAATGGTGCACAACATTATAAAGCCAGAAACAGTTCTCACGCGGCCCGCGAAGCTTTAAGAAGACTTAGTGCCAATGGAACTGCTCGTCTCAATTATTGCAATAAAAATAACATTCCCCTATTAATAATCCATTACAAAGATAAAGGAAGGCTGATTAAAATCATTTCTGCTTTTATTGACGATGTGAAAGAAACGATTCATGAAACCACAAAATCATATACAGCCCATACAAAGGGTTATTTCAAAAATATTCCCTATGCCACTTTTGAAGACACACCAACGGGACCAATCAAACCAATTCAAATGCACGAGAATGACGCCTTAGGTTATATTAACTTAAGCAATGACGCCATCGTTTGGACTAAGCGAGAACTCGATACACTATTAGCTCGGATTGATTCTTATGAAAGTAAAATTAACGAATATAAAACGGTGACCGCTGATTTAGTTTTAAGTATCAATGAATTGCAACGCGAATTGGCCGCAAAAAATCAAGAATTGGACGAACAGTCCAAAGAGATAGCAACTAATGTTATGACTAAATCGGAGCCCAAAATAAAGTTACAGTTTGTAAAAGACGTCCAGCCTAGCAAAAAACAGAAATTCACTGGTAAATTTAGACAGACAAATTCTCCCAGAGGTCGACTAACTCCAGAGGCTAAAGAATTTATCAAATCCTTAGCAAGTCAATTTGATACTGTAATTGCAATCCAGGAGCATCTCAAAGAAAATTACCAAGAGAAAGTTTCATTACCAACGCTTAAAAGATGTCTACTGTAA
- a CDS encoding aldose 1-epimerase family protein produces the protein MTVYQLKNDYLTLKVNSLGAEMNSIKNNEDSEFIWQADSKVWGRHAPVLFPIVGRLKDDHYFVDGKEYKMTQHGFARDQEFSLDSQTDSKLVLSLTTSAASLEKYPYHFKLRIIYQLVKDTVQISYLVDSMEESEDMYFSIGAHPGFEVPFDKGLNFEDYKVAVDPAETRTHIPIENHLINLNDEKKVENQNFPMTRDYFVDDAVVYRLNEPAEVTISSDKSDHKLTLDTGNAKFFGMWSTYPDDNGKFMCIEPWWGLADKTDSDNDFKNKYAINKLAPKEEFEAYFSISVK, from the coding sequence ATGACAGTTTATCAATTGAAGAACGACTATTTAACATTGAAAGTTAATTCTTTAGGTGCTGAAATGAACAGCATCAAGAATAATGAAGATTCAGAATTCATCTGGCAAGCAGATTCAAAAGTATGGGGACGCCACGCACCTGTATTATTCCCAATCGTTGGTCGCTTAAAGGATGACCATTACTTTGTTGATGGTAAAGAATATAAGATGACACAACACGGTTTTGCTCGTGATCAAGAATTTAGTCTTGATTCACAAACCGATTCAAAACTAGTTTTGAGTTTAACAACTAGTGCCGCAAGTCTTGAAAAGTATCCATATCATTTCAAGTTGAGAATCATTTATCAATTAGTTAAGGATACTGTTCAAATTTCTTACTTAGTCGACAGTATGGAAGAATCAGAAGATATGTACTTCTCAATTGGTGCACATCCCGGCTTTGAAGTACCTTTCGATAAAGGACTTAACTTCGAAGACTATAAAGTGGCAGTTGATCCTGCTGAAACAAGAACTCATATTCCAATCGAAAATCATTTGATTAATTTAAATGATGAGAAGAAGGTTGAGAACCAAAACTTCCCAATGACACGTGACTATTTTGTTGACGATGCGGTAGTTTATCGTTTAAATGAACCAGCAGAAGTAACAATTTCAAGTGACAAGTCAGATCACAAGTTGACATTAGATACTGGTAACGCTAAGTTCTTCGGTATGTGGTCAACATATCCTGATGATAACGGTAAGTTTATGTGTATTGAACCATGGTGGGGACTTGCAGATAAAACTGACTCAGATAATGACTTTAAGAATAAGTACGCTATTAACAAATTGGCTCCTAAGGAAGAATTTGAGGCTTACTTTAGTATTTCGGTCAAATAG
- the hslU gene encoding ATP-dependent protease ATPase subunit HslU, translated as MDTLTPKQIVAQLDNYIIGQTDAKKAVAIALYNRYRRMQVPEKLQQEITPKNLMMIGPTGVGKTEIARRLAKIVNAPFVKVEATKFTEVGYVGRDVESMVRDLVSVAVSMVENEKFDEIRPEVRRDVDKKLVKLLAPGVKKEQKQNNNDFMSMLNSMQNGGQNLGSIFGNNDTVDEDPDANSDVTDEVRDQRLSVKEQLDKGLLEDQEVTIKVEESKKVGPMDDQMGQMGIDMSGMMDSLMPKKTITRTLPVKEARELLIQQESQKRVDHDEIYQKAIERTQNNGIIFIDEFDKIAAGNKRNSGEVSREGVQRDILPIVEGSRINTKYGPVDTDHILFIASGAFAESKPSDLIAELQGRFPIRVELNDLTEDDFIQILTKPDNALTKQYVALTRADGIHLTFTKESVEEIAKIAFELNNSNQNIGARRLSTVLEKILADILYEGPDMQMGDITITREYVHEQVGKIASDQDLSRYIL; from the coding sequence ATGGACACATTAACACCAAAACAAATTGTTGCTCAGCTAGATAATTATATTATTGGTCAAACAGATGCTAAAAAGGCCGTGGCGATTGCTCTATACAACCGTTACCGTCGTATGCAAGTACCTGAGAAGCTACAACAAGAAATCACACCAAAGAATTTAATGATGATCGGACCTACTGGTGTTGGTAAAACTGAAATTGCTCGTCGTTTGGCAAAAATTGTCAACGCACCGTTTGTAAAGGTTGAAGCAACTAAGTTTACTGAAGTCGGTTATGTTGGTCGCGATGTTGAATCGATGGTTCGTGATTTGGTAAGTGTTGCCGTTTCAATGGTTGAAAATGAAAAATTTGACGAAATTAGACCAGAAGTTCGCCGTGATGTTGACAAGAAATTAGTCAAGTTGCTTGCTCCTGGCGTTAAAAAAGAACAAAAACAAAACAATAATGATTTCATGAGTATGCTCAATAGCATGCAAAATGGTGGTCAAAATCTCGGTAGTATTTTTGGAAACAATGATACTGTTGATGAAGATCCTGATGCTAATTCAGATGTAACTGACGAAGTCCGTGATCAACGCTTGTCAGTTAAGGAACAACTGGATAAAGGTTTACTTGAAGACCAAGAAGTAACTATTAAGGTCGAAGAGTCGAAAAAAGTCGGTCCAATGGATGATCAAATGGGCCAAATGGGTATCGATATGTCAGGTATGATGGATTCGTTGATGCCTAAGAAGACTATTACTAGAACTTTACCAGTTAAAGAAGCACGTGAGTTGTTGATTCAACAAGAATCACAAAAACGTGTTGACCACGATGAAATTTACCAAAAAGCTATTGAAAGAACTCAAAATAACGGGATTATCTTTATTGATGAGTTCGATAAGATTGCAGCTGGTAATAAACGTAATTCGGGTGAAGTTTCTCGTGAAGGGGTCCAACGTGATATTTTGCCTATCGTTGAAGGTTCACGTATCAATACAAAATATGGTCCAGTAGATACTGATCATATCTTGTTTATTGCATCTGGTGCCTTTGCCGAAAGCAAACCCAGTGATTTGATTGCTGAACTTCAAGGTCGTTTCCCAATTCGTGTAGAATTGAATGACTTAACTGAAGACGATTTCATTCAAATTTTAACAAAGCCTGATAATGCTTTGACTAAGCAATATGTAGCGCTTACAAGAGCTGACGGAATACATTTAACTTTTACTAAAGAATCTGTCGAAGAGATTGCAAAAATTGCATTTGAATTGAATAATAGTAATCAGAATATCGGTGCTAGACGTCTTTCTACTGTCTTGGAAAAGATTTTAGCGGATATTCTTTATGAAGGACCTGATATGCAAATGGGTGATATTACCATTACTCGTGAATATGTCCACGAACAAGTTGGTAAGATTGCTTCAGATCAAGATCTTTCACGTTATATTCTTTAG
- the hslV gene encoding HslVU peptidase proteolytic subunit, whose amino-acid sequence MTTIVAVKHDDHTAIAGDGQVTLGEKYIMKGSAHKVRRIFNDQVVIGFAGGVADAITLQDWLEKKLKAYSGNLKRAAVELAQDWRKDPTLQKLEAMLIAMDKDNLLLISGSGEVIEPDEDVVAIGSGGNFAQAAAIAMQRHAKDMNAEQIAVEAIKIASSIDIFTNENIISDKF is encoded by the coding sequence ATGACTACAATAGTTGCTGTTAAGCATGATGATCACACTGCAATTGCCGGTGATGGTCAAGTTACATTAGGTGAAAAATATATTATGAAGGGTTCAGCTCACAAGGTTAGACGTATCTTTAATGACCAAGTCGTTATTGGTTTCGCCGGTGGTGTAGCTGACGCTATTACTCTACAAGATTGGCTTGAAAAGAAATTAAAAGCATATTCAGGTAACTTGAAACGTGCTGCCGTTGAATTAGCTCAAGATTGGCGTAAAGATCCAACTTTGCAAAAACTCGAAGCAATGTTGATTGCGATGGATAAAGATAATTTATTACTAATTTCTGGTAGTGGTGAAGTGATCGAACCTGATGAAGATGTTGTTGCTATCGGTTCTGGTGGTAACTTTGCACAAGCCGCAGCTATCGCAATGCAACGTCATGCTAAAGATATGAATGCTGAACAAATTGCTGTTGAAGCAATCAAAATTGCCTCAAGTATTGATATCTTTACAAATGAAAATATTATTTCCGATAAATTTTAG
- the xerC gene encoding tyrosine recombinase XerC — MKEKKLIDKFVENLMVNHRYSEETKKSYLEDIDNFVSFLDQNGGFHGFTKVNRIDVDTYLTYLDEKDYADETIARRISALRSFYTFLVKNKFIQTNPFDLVQLRHKGRKLPHFFYEKEMNQLFDAVQGDDPLSQRNSALLELLYATGMRVSECANLLLDQLDFSNEIVLIHGKGDKDRYVPFGSYARSALETYFDQGRQILMTKYHQNHNYVFVNNRGKQLTSRGIEYILDQVIKKTSLTSDIHPHMIRHTFATHMLDHGADLRTVQELLGHSSLSTTQIYTHVTMEHLQNDYKKYFPR; from the coding sequence ATGAAAGAAAAAAAATTAATCGATAAATTTGTTGAGAATTTAATGGTTAATCATCGCTATTCGGAAGAAACAAAAAAATCTTATTTGGAAGATATAGATAATTTTGTTTCTTTTTTAGACCAAAATGGTGGTTTCCACGGTTTTACAAAAGTTAATCGAATTGATGTTGATACTTATTTGACTTATTTAGATGAAAAAGACTACGCCGATGAAACAATCGCAAGAAGAATCTCTGCTTTACGGTCTTTTTACACCTTCTTAGTCAAAAATAAATTCATCCAGACCAATCCCTTTGACCTTGTACAATTACGCCATAAGGGTCGAAAATTACCGCATTTCTTTTATGAAAAAGAGATGAACCAATTGTTCGATGCGGTCCAAGGTGATGATCCACTTTCGCAAAGAAATTCAGCATTATTAGAATTGCTCTATGCCACTGGCATGCGAGTGAGTGAATGTGCTAATCTATTACTAGATCAACTGGATTTTTCCAATGAAATTGTACTGATACATGGTAAAGGGGACAAAGATCGCTACGTGCCCTTTGGAAGCTATGCTAGAAGTGCTTTGGAAACTTATTTTGATCAAGGACGCCAAATTTTGATGACCAAATATCATCAAAATCATAATTATGTTTTTGTAAATAATCGTGGCAAACAATTGACTAGTCGTGGAATTGAATATATTTTGGATCAAGTTATTAAGAAGACGAGCTTGACATCCGATATTCATCCGCATATGATACGTCATACATTTGCCACACATATGCTTGATCATGGTGCAGATCTGAGAACAGTTCAGGAACTTCTGGGACATTCCAGTCTTTCGACGACTCAGATTTACACCCATGTGACAATGGAACATTTACAAAACGATTATAAAAAATATTTTCCAAGATAA
- the topA gene encoding type I DNA topoisomerase yields the protein MPSTKQKNLVIVESPSKAKTIEKYLGRNYHVVASLGHVRDLPKSQMGVDIEHDYQPKYISIRGKGPVIKDLKKEAKKAKRVYLAADPDREGEAIAWHVSHLLGLDDDGKNRVVFNEITKDTVKQAFKTPRSIDMNLVDAQQARRVLDRLVGYSISPILWAKVKKGLSAGRVQSIALKLVIERENSIKKFIPEEYWTIESVFKSGKDKFKANFYGLNGKKAELKNNDQVQDVLNKIDKKKDFNIDKVTKKERKRMPAAPFTTSSLQQEANKRLNFKTRKTMMIAQQLYEGINLGRKEGTVGLITYMRTDSKRISKVAEAEASKFIHEEYGEPYAIIKERKDKNQEGAQDAHEAIRPSSVFRTPASLKDILSRDQFRLYSLIWSRFVASQMTPAVFDTMTVDLSQNGVMFRANGSKIKFEGYRKVYQSTSDTSKKDNILPDLSEGDNAKLQSNDPAQHFTQPPARFTEASLVKALEENGVGRPSTYAPTIDTIQRRYYVKLNGKSFEPTELGEIVDNLIQDYFPDIVNIDFTAHLEDELDSIEEGKEDWVKVVDHYYKPFAKELESAEDKIEKVQIKDEPAGMDCDICGAPMVIKMGRYGKFYACSRFPDCRNTKPIVKEIGVICPKCKKGQVIERKSKKNRIFYGCSRYPDCDFVTWDKPIGRDCPKDGHYLVEKKVKGGRQVICPNGDYEEDIQK from the coding sequence GTGCCATCAACAAAGCAAAAAAATTTGGTGATCGTGGAATCACCTTCAAAAGCAAAAACAATTGAAAAATATTTGGGACGTAATTATCACGTAGTTGCTAGTTTGGGACATGTTCGTGACTTGCCTAAGAGTCAAATGGGTGTTGATATTGAACATGATTATCAACCAAAATACATTTCCATTCGTGGTAAGGGTCCTGTTATTAAAGATCTCAAAAAAGAAGCAAAGAAAGCCAAACGAGTTTATCTGGCAGCCGATCCGGATCGTGAAGGAGAAGCTATTGCTTGGCATGTCTCACATTTACTCGGTCTCGATGATGATGGAAAAAATCGTGTGGTTTTCAATGAAATTACTAAAGATACCGTTAAACAAGCCTTTAAGACACCTCGTTCGATCGATATGAATTTGGTTGATGCGCAACAAGCTCGTCGTGTTTTAGACCGTTTAGTAGGTTATTCAATTTCCCCAATTCTCTGGGCTAAAGTTAAAAAGGGCCTTAGTGCCGGTCGTGTTCAATCGATTGCCTTGAAATTAGTGATTGAGCGTGAAAATTCAATTAAGAAATTTATTCCCGAAGAATATTGGACAATTGAATCAGTCTTCAAGAGTGGTAAAGACAAATTTAAAGCTAACTTCTATGGTTTAAATGGCAAGAAAGCTGAATTGAAGAATAATGATCAAGTTCAAGATGTTTTGAACAAGATTGATAAGAAAAAAGATTTTAATATTGATAAAGTAACGAAAAAAGAACGTAAACGGATGCCTGCCGCACCATTTACAACTAGTTCGTTACAACAAGAAGCTAACAAACGTCTCAACTTCAAAACACGTAAAACAATGATGATTGCTCAACAATTGTATGAAGGAATCAATTTGGGACGCAAAGAAGGTACAGTTGGTTTAATTACGTACATGCGTACCGATTCTAAACGTATTTCTAAAGTCGCTGAAGCTGAAGCTTCGAAGTTTATTCATGAAGAATATGGCGAACCATATGCAATTATCAAAGAACGTAAGGATAAGAATCAAGAAGGTGCTCAAGATGCCCATGAAGCCATTCGTCCATCGTCTGTCTTCAGAACACCAGCCTCATTGAAAGATATCCTTAGCCGTGACCAATTCCGCTTGTACAGCTTAATTTGGTCAAGATTCGTTGCTAGTCAAATGACACCAGCTGTTTTCGATACAATGACAGTTGATTTGTCACAAAATGGTGTCATGTTTAGAGCTAATGGTTCAAAAATTAAATTTGAAGGTTATCGTAAGGTTTACCAAAGTACTTCCGATACTTCTAAGAAAGATAATATTTTGCCAGATCTTAGTGAAGGCGATAATGCTAAACTACAATCAAATGATCCGGCACAACATTTTACCCAACCACCAGCAAGATTTACTGAAGCTTCATTAGTTAAGGCTTTGGAAGAAAATGGTGTGGGTCGTCCATCAACTTATGCGCCAACCATTGATACGATTCAACGCCGATACTATGTCAAGTTGAATGGAAAGAGTTTTGAACCAACTGAACTTGGTGAAATTGTTGATAATTTGATCCAAGATTACTTCCCTGATATTGTAAATATTGATTTTACGGCTCATTTGGAAGATGAACTTGATAGTATTGAAGAAGGTAAAGAGGATTGGGTCAAAGTTGTTGACCATTATTACAAGCCTTTTGCTAAAGAACTTGAATCAGCTGAAGATAAAATTGAAAAAGTTCAAATTAAAGATGAACCAGCCGGAATGGATTGTGATATCTGTGGTGCCCCAATGGTAATTAAAATGGGACGTTATGGTAAATTCTATGCTTGTTCACGTTTCCCAGATTGTCGTAATACTAAGCCAATCGTTAAGGAAATCGGCGTGATTTGTCCTAAGTGTAAGAAGGGACAAGTTATCGAACGAAAATCTAAGAAGAACCGTATTTTCTATGGTTGTTCCAGATACCCTGATTGTGACTTTGTGACATGGGATAAACCAATTGGCCGTGATTGTCCTAAAGATGGTCACTACCTAGTTGAAAAGAAGGTTAAAGGTGGCCGCCAAGTAATCTGTCCAAATGGAGATTATGAAGAGGACATTCAAAAGTAA